The following proteins come from a genomic window of Nitrospira sp.:
- a CDS encoding Phosphoenolpyruvate phosphomutase, which produces MTNAAKLRAALKRPGALKIVGAHDALSARLIERAGFDGVWASGFAISASLKCIPDASFITSSEQLDIERNIVEAVNIPVIADCDTGYGNALNVMRTVTDRERAGVAAICIEDNVYPKRCSFYAGVRRELIPIEEHCGKIRAAKAAQVSPEFMIIARTEALIAGWGQEEALKRAEAYADAGADAILIHSKSKRFDELKAVYKLWSGRVPLVVVPTIFDQTTATEMEEAGAKIIIYANQPVRAAIRAMTDTLGLIKKDTRPGAANDRIVTLPEVYDIVGVPKMEQDEKQFLPVGSERITAIIAAAGFEKQLLPLIEDKPKCLLDIKGKTILDRQISALNECDIKEIALVRGYKKEAISLPNIRYYDNDRYEETGELVSLFCAENELKGRTIILYGDIIFETAILEKLLKSPADIALVVDLAWFDQEQLNAQPTHLNPDLVSLAAPPGKSYLSRFVMPEGEHQVVKIGQHLPRELAHGEFIGMAMFSEKGTQALCEYYHKAYKQHQSSPFHESASLAKASFTDMLQELIDQGYHIQAVPIFKGWMEVDSFEEYQKAWAKIRQ; this is translated from the coding sequence ATGACTAACGCCGCAAAACTCCGAGCCGCATTGAAAAGGCCCGGTGCTTTGAAGATAGTCGGCGCTCACGATGCGCTCAGCGCCCGTCTCATCGAACGCGCCGGTTTCGACGGTGTCTGGGCGAGCGGCTTCGCCATTTCAGCCTCTCTGAAATGTATCCCCGACGCCAGTTTTATCACCTCCAGCGAGCAACTCGACATTGAACGGAATATCGTTGAGGCCGTGAACATTCCAGTGATCGCTGATTGCGACACCGGATATGGCAACGCGCTGAATGTCATGCGGACTGTCACCGACCGTGAGCGGGCCGGTGTGGCGGCTATTTGCATCGAAGATAACGTCTATCCAAAACGCTGCAGCTTCTACGCGGGCGTTCGTCGAGAATTGATTCCCATTGAAGAACACTGCGGCAAGATTCGAGCGGCGAAAGCCGCTCAGGTTTCCCCAGAATTCATGATCATTGCTAGAACCGAGGCCCTTATCGCCGGGTGGGGTCAGGAAGAAGCACTGAAACGGGCTGAAGCCTATGCGGACGCTGGCGCCGACGCAATTCTGATCCATTCGAAATCAAAGAGGTTCGACGAACTGAAGGCCGTGTATAAATTGTGGTCCGGGCGCGTCCCGTTAGTCGTAGTTCCCACGATTTTCGACCAGACGACTGCGACGGAAATGGAAGAAGCTGGGGCAAAGATCATAATCTATGCCAACCAACCGGTACGGGCGGCTATTCGTGCCATGACGGACACGCTGGGCCTCATCAAGAAAGACACGCGTCCCGGAGCGGCAAACGACCGAATCGTCACGCTACCCGAAGTCTATGACATTGTCGGTGTCCCGAAAATGGAGCAAGACGAGAAACAGTTCCTTCCGGTGGGTAGTGAACGAATCACCGCGATTATCGCCGCCGCCGGATTCGAAAAACAGCTTTTGCCGTTGATTGAGGATAAGCCGAAGTGCCTGCTCGACATTAAAGGGAAAACGATTCTCGATCGCCAGATCAGCGCACTCAACGAATGTGACATCAAAGAAATTGCGTTGGTCCGTGGGTATAAAAAAGAAGCGATCTCGCTTCCCAATATCCGCTACTACGACAACGATCGTTACGAGGAAACCGGCGAGCTCGTTTCGCTCTTCTGTGCCGAAAATGAGTTAAAAGGGCGGACCATCATTTTGTACGGCGATATCATTTTTGAGACCGCGATTCTTGAAAAGTTGCTCAAAAGTCCCGCCGACATTGCTCTGGTTGTCGACCTAGCCTGGTTTGATCAGGAACAACTGAATGCCCAGCCGACCCATCTTAATCCGGATCTTGTCTCACTGGCCGCTCCTCCCGGCAAAAGCTATTTGTCCCGATTTGTAATGCCGGAGGGTGAGCACCAAGTGGTTAAGATCGGTCAGCATCTTCCCCGTGAACTGGCGCATGGTGAATTCATCGGCATGGCCATGTTCTCCGAGAAAGGCACTCAGGCCCTTTGCGAGTACTACCATAAGGCCTACAAACAGCATCAATCCTCCCCGTTCCATGAGTCTGCAAGCCTGGCCAAGGCTTCTTTCACCGACATGCTGCAGGAACTGATCGACCAGGGCTACCACATCCAAGCTGTACCGATTTTCAAGGGATGGATGGAAGTCGATTCCTTCGAAGAGTATCAAAAAGCCTGGGCAAAGATTCGACAGTAA
- a CDS encoding Sulfopyruvate decarboxylase - beta subunit, whose protein sequence is MAALLELLTDQPVIICNGFPSREAHKIADRSTHFYMIGSMGNAAAIALGVALAKPNKQVITFDGDGNVLMGMGTVATVGALKPKNFIHVVFDNEVYGTTGNQPTISNVVPLEKVAKSAGYVNVERVLDRDDLVYEFKDMLKKDGPSMLLIKVNEFVEDAGRVLHDPPDITRRFMKAIE, encoded by the coding sequence ATGGCGGCTTTGTTGGAACTACTGACCGATCAACCCGTCATTATCTGCAACGGGTTTCCCTCGCGCGAGGCTCACAAGATCGCGGATCGGTCCACCCATTTCTACATGATCGGTTCCATGGGGAATGCCGCGGCGATTGCACTCGGTGTCGCGCTCGCAAAACCCAATAAACAGGTGATCACCTTCGACGGCGATGGAAATGTGTTAATGGGAATGGGTACTGTCGCGACGGTCGGTGCGTTAAAACCGAAAAACTTTATCCACGTCGTCTTCGACAACGAAGTGTACGGGACGACCGGGAACCAGCCCACGATCTCCAACGTGGTGCCGCTGGAGAAAGTGGCGAAGTCGGCGGGCTACGTGAATGTGGAACGGGTCCTTGATCGCGACGATCTTGTCTACGAGTTCAAAGACATGCTGAAAAAGGATGGACCCAGCATGCTGCTCATCAAGGTGAATGAATTTGTGGAAGATGCAGGCCGTGTCTTGCACGATCCTCCGGATATCACCCGCCGATTCATGAAGGCGATTGAATGA
- a CDS encoding Choline-phosphate cytidylyltransferase, with protein sequence MKAVILAAGVGKRLWEVTQHRPKCLIEIGGQSLLRRYLESLASVGIRRAEIVVGYKQEMIRTAVEQDACGVNVTFLVNEQFHRGSISSLWIARTAFDDDTIVMDADVLFHPEILRRLVSSPSENALLMDETVKQTGEECMVVVAGGRVVALTKNMPEQYDFAGEGVGFLRVRHADTPRVVSALRGAIDRGLWDMEYEDALLQYFQDVRVGYERIGGLPWTEIDFIEDIRKAELEVSPRL encoded by the coding sequence ATGAAGGCGGTCATTCTGGCAGCGGGAGTGGGGAAACGTCTGTGGGAAGTGACCCAGCATCGTCCGAAATGCCTCATCGAGATCGGCGGACAGTCGCTTTTGCGTCGGTACTTGGAGTCGCTGGCTTCCGTCGGGATTCGCCGGGCCGAGATCGTCGTCGGGTACAAACAGGAAATGATTCGTACGGCGGTCGAGCAGGATGCGTGCGGCGTCAACGTCACGTTTCTGGTCAACGAGCAGTTTCACAGAGGCAGTATTTCCTCGCTGTGGATCGCACGAACCGCGTTCGACGACGATACTATCGTGATGGATGCCGATGTGCTGTTCCATCCGGAAATCCTACGGCGTCTGGTGTCGTCGCCTTCTGAGAATGCGCTGTTGATGGATGAGACGGTGAAGCAGACCGGAGAAGAATGCATGGTGGTCGTCGCGGGAGGCCGAGTTGTCGCACTGACAAAGAACATGCCGGAACAGTACGACTTCGCCGGTGAAGGGGTTGGATTTCTTCGTGTTCGGCATGCCGACACGCCTCGTGTGGTGTCTGCGCTGCGCGGCGCCATCGATAGAGGCTTATGGGATATGGAGTATGAGGACGCGCTGCTGCAGTATTTTCAGGATGTGCGGGTCGGGTATGAGCGGATCGGCGGTCTGCCCTGGACCGAGATCGATTTCATCGAAGACATAAGAAAAGCCGAGTTGGAAGTTTCGCCAAGATTATGA
- a CDS encoding Sulfopyruvate decarboxylase - alpha subunit, giving the protein MIESDVFVQAMQDMGVNFFTGVPDSILGGIIAELMNRRLYTPAVREDEAVGMAAGAYMAGKTPAVLMQNSGLGTSLNTLISLNVIYKQPCILIVSWRGQGGKDAPEHLVMGEVMPQLLDTVKIPHRTLTEKTAIEDFRWVAQTFMQQQIPVALLITKGVVKGLHP; this is encoded by the coding sequence GTGATTGAAAGCGACGTGTTCGTGCAGGCCATGCAGGATATGGGGGTCAATTTTTTCACCGGCGTGCCGGATTCGATTCTGGGCGGGATCATTGCGGAACTCATGAACCGTCGACTCTACACCCCTGCGGTTCGGGAGGATGAAGCGGTGGGCATGGCTGCGGGGGCGTATATGGCGGGAAAAACGCCCGCCGTATTAATGCAGAATTCAGGACTCGGCACCTCACTCAATACGCTCATTTCCCTTAATGTGATCTATAAGCAACCCTGCATATTGATTGTTTCATGGCGGGGTCAAGGAGGAAAGGATGCTCCCGAACATTTGGTGATGGGGGAAGTGATGCCGCAATTGCTCGATACCGTCAAAATTCCGCATCGTACCTTGACTGAAAAAACAGCCATCGAAGATTTCAGGTGGGTGGCTCAGACATTCATGCAGCAACAGATTCCGGTCGCGTTGCTCATCACCAAGGGCGTGGTGAAAGGGTTGCATCCGTGA
- a CDS encoding RND efflux system, membrane fusion protein — MSRLVRRPFLALGILIFFVITVLVVFRLSTGAKADTKKARLITVGVVSPLQQDLDIRLNYTADISPNQVVNIFSRVDGYIAKLHVDKGDFVRANQLLLEIDHTDYQHAVNQAKANLLSAKAKVSQQDAVVRNAKLTFDRMQSLITDQFVSQQDLDNAQVNLEAAGAAHESLQAQVNQMEVALAQAETNLAYSYIRAPFPGYIAERNLDTGSYVTSATASTSTMSRGIMSLHDINTVRVLIEVVERDIPLVKIGQKAELRAEAYPDQVFEGTVTRIVQSLNRATRTMTVEIDLPNKDRRLKGGMFARVEVTVGTHHQALQIPIDAVSRLEDTQYIYVVREGNAQRVDVEIGARNNNLVEILKGLSGDEQVVVSGKDLVQNGMPVQTQPLPES; from the coding sequence ATGAGTCGACTCGTCCGACGTCCATTTCTAGCCCTTGGGATCTTGATCTTTTTTGTCATCACGGTTCTTGTAGTCTTTCGTCTGAGCACGGGAGCCAAAGCCGACACGAAGAAGGCACGACTCATTACGGTTGGCGTTGTGTCCCCGCTACAGCAGGATCTCGATATTCGCCTGAACTACACAGCGGACATCTCACCCAATCAAGTCGTCAATATCTTCTCGCGTGTCGACGGATACATCGCAAAACTGCATGTCGATAAGGGTGATTTTGTCAGGGCGAACCAATTACTCTTAGAAATCGATCATACCGACTATCAACATGCCGTCAATCAGGCAAAAGCCAATCTTTTATCCGCCAAGGCAAAGGTCTCACAGCAGGATGCGGTAGTTCGCAATGCCAAGCTGACGTTCGATCGCATGCAATCCCTCATCACAGATCAATTTGTCTCACAGCAGGATCTGGATAATGCGCAGGTCAACTTGGAGGCTGCCGGGGCAGCACACGAATCCCTACAAGCACAGGTCAACCAAATGGAGGTTGCTCTGGCCCAGGCGGAGACCAACCTCGCCTATTCTTACATCCGAGCCCCATTTCCCGGTTATATCGCAGAGCGAAATTTAGATACCGGGTCCTATGTGACCAGCGCAACCGCAAGCACCTCGACAATGTCACGGGGCATCATGAGCCTGCACGACATCAATACGGTCCGTGTGCTGATAGAAGTCGTCGAGCGAGACATTCCGTTGGTGAAGATCGGCCAAAAGGCTGAGCTCCGTGCCGAAGCCTACCCAGACCAAGTGTTCGAAGGAACCGTCACGCGTATCGTCCAGAGCTTGAATCGCGCGACACGTACCATGACGGTGGAAATCGACTTGCCCAATAAAGATCGACGATTAAAAGGCGGGATGTTTGCCCGAGTCGAAGTCACAGTGGGAACCCACCATCAAGCGTTGCAGATTCCCATCGATGCCGTCAGTCGACTAGAAGATACGCAATATATCTATGTCGTCCGAGAGGGGAACGCTCAGCGAGTGGATGTCGAGATCGGGGCCCGTAACAACAACCTCGTCGAAATCCTCAAGGGCTTAAGCGGAGATGAGCAGGTCGTCGTCTCCGGCAAAGATCTTGTGCAGAATGGGATGCCCGTACAAACCCAACCGCTTCCGGAATCATGA
- a CDS encoding CDP-alcohol phosphatidyltransferase family protein has product MSKSTLQRRAEIQGLATAILLPSVGVFGGPIGSQVDDVGPLTNVVGIGLFQRAVLTLQRAGIRQLIVLSGSEEEQLKQALGKGPRVTIPVRWMPIREFPLDDPRTWEALAAEVHGFALVASINGVFSRGLIERLRRDVQDGQAIVVSQAPQRQVDQFTVQGVRSKVPSSRPALFAPPRFDDPALRIAELVVVPASLMSTANQAASEKGSPPIRQWLEQAEADGRVRLVSAEEKRGAWYQPVRNVFDVQTAEKKLLNSLKGEFEGFVDRYFNRKVSRWFTRLFLAMGLSPNSITVLAGFIGLVAAAGFGMGTYSAGIVAALLFQLAAVIDCCDGEVARLTFTESSFGAWLDIVLDNIVHMAIFAGIAVGLYTSQMGQANDWVPLALGAAAVLGNGLSFLLVEKAQKIKTVSGWRTPVHAAWADVMLKNVASRDFSAALLGFALFDQLYWFLLFAAAGSLLFAGAMIWAIRPSAVSSLLP; this is encoded by the coding sequence ATGAGTAAGAGCACCCTTCAAAGAAGAGCCGAAATCCAAGGACTGGCGACGGCGATTCTGCTGCCGTCTGTCGGGGTATTCGGCGGTCCGATCGGGTCGCAGGTCGACGACGTGGGACCTCTGACGAACGTCGTGGGGATCGGACTCTTTCAACGGGCCGTGCTCACCTTGCAACGGGCGGGGATTCGTCAATTAATCGTCCTTTCCGGTTCCGAGGAGGAGCAGCTGAAGCAGGCGCTGGGCAAAGGGCCGCGCGTTACGATTCCCGTCCGATGGATGCCAATCCGTGAGTTTCCTCTCGATGATCCTCGAACATGGGAAGCCTTGGCGGCGGAAGTGCATGGCTTTGCGCTGGTCGCGAGCATCAATGGCGTGTTCTCTCGAGGGCTGATCGAACGGTTGCGGCGTGATGTACAGGACGGTCAGGCCATCGTGGTCTCTCAAGCCCCACAGAGGCAGGTCGATCAGTTCACGGTGCAGGGTGTGCGATCGAAGGTCCCATCCAGTCGCCCGGCGCTTTTCGCCCCTCCTCGTTTCGACGATCCGGCCTTGCGTATCGCCGAGCTGGTGGTTGTGCCGGCAAGTCTGATGAGCACCGCCAATCAAGCGGCGAGCGAAAAGGGAAGTCCTCCGATCCGGCAGTGGCTTGAGCAGGCAGAGGCGGATGGTCGAGTGCGGCTCGTCTCGGCTGAAGAGAAGCGGGGGGCTTGGTATCAACCCGTCCGAAACGTGTTCGACGTCCAAACAGCCGAAAAGAAGTTGCTCAATTCGCTCAAGGGAGAATTTGAAGGGTTCGTCGATCGCTATTTCAATCGCAAGGTCTCTCGCTGGTTCACGCGCCTCTTTCTCGCCATGGGGCTGTCGCCCAATTCCATCACGGTCCTTGCCGGATTTATCGGTCTGGTTGCTGCGGCGGGGTTTGGGATGGGCACGTACAGTGCCGGTATTGTGGCAGCCCTCTTGTTTCAATTGGCAGCCGTCATTGATTGCTGCGACGGCGAAGTCGCGCGATTGACTTTTACCGAGTCGTCTTTTGGCGCTTGGCTCGATATTGTGTTGGACAACATTGTGCATATGGCGATTTTTGCCGGCATCGCCGTGGGACTCTACACGAGTCAGATGGGGCAAGCGAACGACTGGGTACCTCTCGCGCTAGGCGCCGCCGCTGTGCTCGGCAACGGTCTCTCATTCTTACTTGTCGAAAAGGCGCAAAAGATTAAAACGGTGAGTGGCTGGAGAACACCTGTTCATGCAGCCTGGGCGGACGTCATGTTGAAAAATGTCGCCAGCCGTGATTTCTCGGCGGCCTTACTGGGGTTTGCGCTGTTCGATCAACTCTATTGGTTTCTACTCTTTGCGGCAGCCGGTTCTTTACTGTTTGCCGGCGCCATGATTTGGGCCATCCGTCCGTCTGCAGTGTCATCTCTTCTGCCATAA
- a CDS encoding 2-aminoethylphosphonate:pyruvate aminotransferase has product MVLLNPGPVNVSERVRQALLKPDICHREDEFYELLHRIQAKLLKAFTPGAESEYVAVVMTGSGTAVVEAALMSSLPHGRRMLILNNGVYGERMSQIVGLHRLGVSELKYEWTVRPDPERLLLALRQHQEVHAVGMVHHETTTGLLNPVHEIAEIVDNQNRVFVLDAVSALAGETIDIARSHIYMVMGTAGKCIQGFPGVSFVLVRKGFVEKMRSYPKRSWYLQLTHYIDNEGRGTIPFTPAVQVYYAFDEALNELLEEGVVNRIQRYKKMATLIRERMAKLGVKALLPADRQSNTITAYHLPDGVSYHTLHDRLKQQGYVIYAGQGNLENKIFRVANMGALSEAEFGGFLDAFEHVCKSA; this is encoded by the coding sequence GTGGTTCTCCTCAATCCTGGGCCGGTGAACGTTTCCGAACGGGTACGGCAGGCGCTGCTGAAACCCGATATCTGTCATCGAGAAGATGAATTTTACGAGCTGCTCCACCGTATCCAAGCCAAACTGCTCAAGGCCTTTACCCCTGGGGCTGAATCGGAATACGTCGCCGTCGTGATGACCGGGTCAGGGACGGCCGTCGTCGAAGCCGCCTTGATGTCGTCGCTCCCTCACGGCCGCCGTATGCTCATTCTCAACAACGGCGTCTACGGTGAACGGATGTCTCAAATCGTGGGGCTCCATCGCCTGGGGGTGAGCGAGTTGAAATATGAATGGACGGTTCGGCCCGATCCGGAAAGATTGCTTCTTGCCTTGCGACAGCATCAGGAGGTGCATGCCGTCGGCATGGTCCATCATGAGACCACCACCGGACTCCTCAATCCGGTCCACGAGATTGCCGAGATCGTCGATAATCAGAATCGGGTGTTTGTGCTGGATGCCGTCAGCGCTCTGGCGGGCGAGACGATCGACATTGCGCGGTCGCACATCTATATGGTGATGGGGACGGCGGGAAAGTGTATTCAAGGGTTCCCAGGCGTCTCATTCGTGCTGGTGCGGAAGGGGTTCGTCGAAAAAATGCGTTCGTACCCGAAGCGCTCGTGGTATCTCCAACTGACTCATTACATCGACAACGAGGGGCGAGGCACGATTCCCTTCACGCCCGCCGTGCAGGTCTACTATGCCTTTGACGAAGCACTCAACGAGCTACTCGAAGAAGGCGTGGTCAATCGCATCCAACGGTACAAGAAGATGGCGACCTTGATCCGTGAGCGAATGGCCAAACTCGGCGTGAAGGCGCTCCTCCCGGCGGACCGGCAATCGAATACGATCACGGCCTATCACCTGCCGGATGGTGTGTCCTATCACACGTTGCATGACCGCCTGAAGCAGCAGGGTTATGTTATTTATGCCGGTCAAGGCAACTTGGAAAACAAGATCTTCCGCGTGGCCAATATGGGGGCCTTGTCCGAGGCGGAATTCGGCGGGTTTCTTGACGCCTTCGAGCACGTGTGCAAGTCGGCATGA
- a CDS encoding Transcriptional regulator, AcrR family gives MVSKWLLTMNRARASIRQRHQSSRTSCHERQASLISAASSLFAANGFTGTTTKQIAKAAGVSEALLFKHFPTKHALYTAILAEKAQYSELQEAVEEATKNRDDERLFTLLASYRIRKGTDPTMLRLLLFSALERHELSDMFFQQQYRVFHDLLAGYIRRRIKDGAFRPVDPVLAAKAFFGVILHHRLLHDIFGLPMHLSHEASVIEYVSLFLGGLVRQSPGS, from the coding sequence ATGGTGAGTAAGTGGTTACTCACCATGAACAGAGCGAGAGCATCCATTCGTCAGCGGCATCAATCCTCGCGAACCTCATGTCATGAGCGACAGGCCAGCCTCATCAGCGCTGCGTCATCGTTGTTTGCCGCAAACGGCTTTACTGGAACGACCACTAAACAAATCGCCAAGGCTGCCGGTGTCAGTGAAGCACTGCTCTTCAAACACTTTCCGACCAAGCACGCACTGTACACTGCAATTCTGGCGGAAAAGGCGCAATACTCCGAATTGCAAGAAGCCGTCGAAGAAGCAACCAAGAATCGAGATGATGAACGGCTCTTTACGTTGCTCGCCAGCTATCGGATCAGAAAGGGCACAGATCCGACGATGCTTCGCCTACTCCTTTTCAGTGCCTTGGAAAGACATGAGTTGTCCGACATGTTTTTTCAGCAGCAATATCGGGTCTTTCATGATCTTCTCGCCGGCTACATTCGGCGACGCATCAAAGACGGCGCGTTCCGTCCGGTCGATCCAGTGCTTGCCGCCAAAGCTTTCTTCGGTGTCATCCTCCACCATCGGCTACTGCACGATATCTTCGGGTTACCCATGCACCTGTCCCATGAGGCATCGGTGATTGAATATGTTTCTCTTTTCCTCGGCGGCCTCGTCCGGCAGTCGCCGGGCTCATAG